The Pogona vitticeps strain Pit_001003342236 chromosome 3, PviZW2.1, whole genome shotgun sequence genome includes a window with the following:
- the ICOSLG gene encoding ICOS ligand isoform X2 encodes MASRSLGVVVLFLWLQRPGSANENEVIGILGSSVELECRYADEKSLDKLRVLWQANSKSCLVNAHFPNKREKAPKYCEEFRSRTLFNNETFSLEIWNVTPGDEGTYECVVQRNKTMEFELDHKASTALKVAANYSKPTITRLGNEMTFTCNSSHGFPEPKLHWTIPMDNSLYNITEQPATSEPDGTFSISSTIKIKSASNIKLECTIENVRLLQSITTIFETNSSGGSGNNSALSASPAHRPAILSTLALLLILPVILYICWEKRLCPGRTYAGICVEEAVCTNADVETENSLISGTEHR; translated from the exons cCAATGAAAATGAAGTTATTGGCATACTAGGAAGTAGTGTTGAACTGGAATGTCGTTATGCTGATGAAAAGTCATTAGATAAACTTCGAGTACTATGGCAAGCAAATAGTAAGTCTTGCCTTGTCAATGCCCATTTTCCTAATAAGCGTGAGAAGGCACCGAAATACTGTGAAGAATTCAGAAGCAGGACTCTGTTTAATAACGAAACCTTTTCTCTGGAAATATGGAATGTCACTCCTGGAGATGAGGGCACTTATGAATGTGTTGTGCAGAGAAATAAAACAATGGAGTTTGAATTGGATCATAAGGCAAGCACAGCCCTCAAAGTGGCAG caAACTACAGCAAACCAACCATAACAAGGCTTGGGAATGAAATGACATTTACTTGCAATTCTAGCCATGGATTTCCAGAACCGAAACTTCATTGGACAATTCCGATGGACAACAGCCTCTACAATATCACTGAACAGCCTGCGACTTCAGAGCCAGATGGGACTTTCAGTATTTCcagtacaattaaaattaaatcagcTTCTAATATAAAGTTAGAATGCACCATTGAAAATGTGCGACTGCTCCAAAGTATCACTACTATCT TTGAAACAAACAGCTCTGGAGGCTCTGGAAATAACTCTGCACTCAGTGCCAGCCCAGCTCACAGACCTGCCATTCTGAGCACTCTTGCGCTCCTTCTGATTCTTCCAGTCATTCTGTACATCTGCTGGGAAAAAAGGCTTTGTCCTGGAAGAACATATGCTG GTATTTGTGTGGAAGAAGCAGTATGCACCAATG cTGATGTTGAGACAGAAAATTCCCTGATCTCTGGAACTGAACATCGGTAA
- the ICOSLG gene encoding ICOS ligand isoform X1 has translation MASRSLGVVVLFLWLQRPGSANENEVIGILGSSVELECRYADEKSLDKLRVLWQANSKSCLVNAHFPNKREKAPKYCEEFRSRTLFNNETFSLEIWNVTPGDEGTYECVVQRNKTMEFELDHKASTALKVAANYSKPTITRLGNEMTFTCNSSHGFPEPKLHWTIPMDNSLYNITEQPATSEPDGTFSISSTIKIKSASNIKLECTIENVRLLQSITTIFETNSSGGSGNNSALSASPAHRPAILSTLALLLILPVILYICWEKRLCPGRTYAAGICVEEAVCTNADVETENSLISGTEHR, from the exons cCAATGAAAATGAAGTTATTGGCATACTAGGAAGTAGTGTTGAACTGGAATGTCGTTATGCTGATGAAAAGTCATTAGATAAACTTCGAGTACTATGGCAAGCAAATAGTAAGTCTTGCCTTGTCAATGCCCATTTTCCTAATAAGCGTGAGAAGGCACCGAAATACTGTGAAGAATTCAGAAGCAGGACTCTGTTTAATAACGAAACCTTTTCTCTGGAAATATGGAATGTCACTCCTGGAGATGAGGGCACTTATGAATGTGTTGTGCAGAGAAATAAAACAATGGAGTTTGAATTGGATCATAAGGCAAGCACAGCCCTCAAAGTGGCAG caAACTACAGCAAACCAACCATAACAAGGCTTGGGAATGAAATGACATTTACTTGCAATTCTAGCCATGGATTTCCAGAACCGAAACTTCATTGGACAATTCCGATGGACAACAGCCTCTACAATATCACTGAACAGCCTGCGACTTCAGAGCCAGATGGGACTTTCAGTATTTCcagtacaattaaaattaaatcagcTTCTAATATAAAGTTAGAATGCACCATTGAAAATGTGCGACTGCTCCAAAGTATCACTACTATCT TTGAAACAAACAGCTCTGGAGGCTCTGGAAATAACTCTGCACTCAGTGCCAGCCCAGCTCACAGACCTGCCATTCTGAGCACTCTTGCGCTCCTTCTGATTCTTCCAGTCATTCTGTACATCTGCTGGGAAAAAAGGCTTTGTCCTGGAAGAACATATGCTG cagGTATTTGTGTGGAAGAAGCAGTATGCACCAATG cTGATGTTGAGACAGAAAATTCCCTGATCTCTGGAACTGAACATCGGTAA
- the ICOSLG gene encoding ICOS ligand isoform X3 → MWSRSGWRAEANENEVIGILGSSVELECRYADEKSLDKLRVLWQANSKSCLVNAHFPNKREKAPKYCEEFRSRTLFNNETFSLEIWNVTPGDEGTYECVVQRNKTMEFELDHKASTALKVAANYSKPTITRLGNEMTFTCNSSHGFPEPKLHWTIPMDNSLYNITEQPATSEPDGTFSISSTIKIKSASNIKLECTIENVRLLQSITTIFETNSSGGSGNNSALSASPAHRPAILSTLALLLILPVILYICWEKRLCPGRTYAAGICVEEAVCTNADVETENSLISGTEHR, encoded by the exons cCAATGAAAATGAAGTTATTGGCATACTAGGAAGTAGTGTTGAACTGGAATGTCGTTATGCTGATGAAAAGTCATTAGATAAACTTCGAGTACTATGGCAAGCAAATAGTAAGTCTTGCCTTGTCAATGCCCATTTTCCTAATAAGCGTGAGAAGGCACCGAAATACTGTGAAGAATTCAGAAGCAGGACTCTGTTTAATAACGAAACCTTTTCTCTGGAAATATGGAATGTCACTCCTGGAGATGAGGGCACTTATGAATGTGTTGTGCAGAGAAATAAAACAATGGAGTTTGAATTGGATCATAAGGCAAGCACAGCCCTCAAAGTGGCAG caAACTACAGCAAACCAACCATAACAAGGCTTGGGAATGAAATGACATTTACTTGCAATTCTAGCCATGGATTTCCAGAACCGAAACTTCATTGGACAATTCCGATGGACAACAGCCTCTACAATATCACTGAACAGCCTGCGACTTCAGAGCCAGATGGGACTTTCAGTATTTCcagtacaattaaaattaaatcagcTTCTAATATAAAGTTAGAATGCACCATTGAAAATGTGCGACTGCTCCAAAGTATCACTACTATCT TTGAAACAAACAGCTCTGGAGGCTCTGGAAATAACTCTGCACTCAGTGCCAGCCCAGCTCACAGACCTGCCATTCTGAGCACTCTTGCGCTCCTTCTGATTCTTCCAGTCATTCTGTACATCTGCTGGGAAAAAAGGCTTTGTCCTGGAAGAACATATGCTG cagGTATTTGTGTGGAAGAAGCAGTATGCACCAATG cTGATGTTGAGACAGAAAATTCCCTGATCTCTGGAACTGAACATCGGTAA
- the ICOSLG gene encoding ICOS ligand isoform X4: MASRSLGVVVLFLWLQRPGSANENEVIGILGSSVELECRYADEKSLDKLRVLWQANSKSCLVNAHFPNKREKAPKYCEEFRSRTLFNNETFSLEIWNVTPGDEGTYECVVQRNKTMEFELDHKASTALKVAANYSKPTITRLGNEMTFTCNSSHGFPEPKLHWTIPMDNSLYNITEQPATSEPDGTFSISSTIKIKSASNIKLECTIENVRLLQSITTIFETNSSGGSGNNSALSASPAHRPAILSTLALLLILPVILYICWEKRLCPGRTYAADVETENSLISGTEHR, translated from the exons cCAATGAAAATGAAGTTATTGGCATACTAGGAAGTAGTGTTGAACTGGAATGTCGTTATGCTGATGAAAAGTCATTAGATAAACTTCGAGTACTATGGCAAGCAAATAGTAAGTCTTGCCTTGTCAATGCCCATTTTCCTAATAAGCGTGAGAAGGCACCGAAATACTGTGAAGAATTCAGAAGCAGGACTCTGTTTAATAACGAAACCTTTTCTCTGGAAATATGGAATGTCACTCCTGGAGATGAGGGCACTTATGAATGTGTTGTGCAGAGAAATAAAACAATGGAGTTTGAATTGGATCATAAGGCAAGCACAGCCCTCAAAGTGGCAG caAACTACAGCAAACCAACCATAACAAGGCTTGGGAATGAAATGACATTTACTTGCAATTCTAGCCATGGATTTCCAGAACCGAAACTTCATTGGACAATTCCGATGGACAACAGCCTCTACAATATCACTGAACAGCCTGCGACTTCAGAGCCAGATGGGACTTTCAGTATTTCcagtacaattaaaattaaatcagcTTCTAATATAAAGTTAGAATGCACCATTGAAAATGTGCGACTGCTCCAAAGTATCACTACTATCT TTGAAACAAACAGCTCTGGAGGCTCTGGAAATAACTCTGCACTCAGTGCCAGCCCAGCTCACAGACCTGCCATTCTGAGCACTCTTGCGCTCCTTCTGATTCTTCCAGTCATTCTGTACATCTGCTGGGAAAAAAGGCTTTGTCCTGGAAGAACATATGCTG cTGATGTTGAGACAGAAAATTCCCTGATCTCTGGAACTGAACATCGGTAA